TGACCAGAAAGTATCAAACTGATCCGGAAATCATCAAAGTAGCTAAAAATGAACTGACCGTTTCCAAAATCGAGCAGGTTTACTATGAAGTAAAACCTTCTTTGAAAATGGAATTGATGGTCAGATTGATGAACATTAATAACTATGCCTTGAGTGTGGTATTCTGTAATACCAAACGAATGACCGACGAAGTTACCGAAGCATTAGGAACAAGAGGCATTCTTGCTGAAGCCTTGCATGGTGATTTATCCCAAGCTCAGAGAGATAAAGTAATGGGTAAATTCCGTAAAGGTATTTGCACCGTATTGGTGGCAACTGACGTTGCTGCAAGAGGAATTGACGTAGATAATGTAGAAGCGGTGTTCAACTTCGACATTCCTTTGGACGAAGAATATTACGTACACAGAATCGGAAGAACCGGTCGTGCTGGAAAGTCAGGAACTGCAATCACATTTATCACAGGAAGAAGAGAATTCATGAAACTTCGTGATTTAGAGCGATATACAAAAGCTACAATCACCAAAATGACCCCTCCTTCCGTAGCTGAATTGGTTGAACTTAAGAAAGCCCAATTGGTAAAAGATGTTTACCGAGTTCTTAGCAAGGAAGAAGACAATCAAATCTTTGAATCGACTATTGCTCAAATGATTTCAGAAGGACTTTCTTCAGAGCAGATTGCTTTAGGTTTGATGAAAATGGTGATGGGAGATGCTGTGAAAGAACTTAAAGATCAGGATTTCGGAATTGAAACCGCTTATGGTGATCGTCGCAGAGATGATCGAAGAGAAGGTGGCCGAGAAGGAAGATTTAGTGATCGCAGAGAAGGCGGAAGAGACCGGTTTGGAAGAGGTGAACGAGGTGGTGACCGATTTGAAAGAGGACCAAGAAGTGGCGGAGACCGATTTGAAAAAGGAAGCAGATTTTCAGACCGAAAAGAAGGTGGAAGATTCGGAAGCGGACCTGAGCGAACAAGAGATGCCAACATGGCTCGTCTTTTCTTGAACCTTGGTAAAAAAGACAGAATTCGACCAAATGATATTGTGGGTGCTATTGCCGGTGAAACAGGTGTTCCTGGTAAAAGCATTGGAGGAATTGACATTTTTGATAATTTCTCATTCGTAGATGTTCCTCAAAAAGACGCAGAACATGTAATCCGTGTAATGAAAAACAATACCATTAAAGGTAAAACCGTCAACATGGAAATCTCTAAAGGTTAATTTGGTTATAGGTTAATTTGGTTTAAAGGCACAATTCTTCAGGGATTGTGCTTTTTTTGTGTCCTAATCAGTCGATAGTTATGCAGCTTTTTTTTCAGGAAAATATTTCAGAACCAATTTCAAGTTTAAGCGAAGAAGAGTCTAAGCACCTTATTAGAGTTCTCAGGAAAAAACAAGGTGACTCCATTCAGCTGACCGATGGGCAAGGGACGATTTATGAAACTGTCATTCTTGATGCTAATCCGAAGCGAGCAACTCTTAAAATCCTCTCCAAAAAACAAGCACTTCAGGATCCATTTTACATCCATTTGGCAATTGCACCAACCAAAAGTCCAGACCGAATGGAATGGATGGTAGAGAAAATCACAGAAATAGGATTTCATGAATTAACACTTATAGAAACCAATAATTCTGAGCGAAGCTTCCTAAAAACTGATCGCTTGATCAAAAAAATCATTTCTGCCTGCAAGCAAAGTCTAAAATTTCATCGGCCCAAAGTCAATGAAACCAGAAAGTTAAACGATTTAATCAAAGACAAGGAATTTACTGATTTTCAGAAGTTTATAGCATATGTAGATGAAAACCACACCAATCATCTTTTTGACCTTGCCACTCCAAAGTCAAACTATTTGGTGCTAATCGGACCTGAAGGAGATTTTGATTCTACTGAGATCAAGTTTGCCATAGAAGCTAATTTCTCTCCCGTTTCTTTGGGGAATAGCCGACTAAGAACAGAAACCGCAGGACTTGCAGCCGTTCAAATGCTTCAGGTTTTAAACAGATAAAGGCTTTTCACGGAAATACACTTAAAGTTTCACTTGAATCAAGGAGATAAATTCCTATTTTAGATGACCTGTTTTTAATGCTGGGCTTTTTTATAAATCCCCATTTCTCTAAGCGTAAATTCTGATTGCTGTGCCGTACAAAGAGCGAGAAATAGAAAAGAAGTATCATTCCATCGGTGAAGTGGCCGATATGTTTAAGGTGGCTCCTTCATTGATTAGATATTGGGAGGGTGAATTTGATATTATTCGACCCAAAAAAGACAAAAAAGGCAACCGGAGATATACCAAGGATGACATTCAAAAAATCCGGTATGTATACCACTTAGTCAAAGAAAAAGGCTACACACTTCAAGGTGCTCAAGAGGTCATCGCCTCAGGAAGACATCAAGGATTTGACAAAGTCGCAGCTGTTCAAAAACTTCAGGAAATCAAAGACTTTTTAATCAATCTGAAGAATGAACTCCAAACCCGACCTAAATCCTGAGGCATTTCGCTACCTACTTGCATTGGGCCTCGCCCCAAAAGTAGGACCTTCTCTTTTTAAAGCCATTGTTGCTTACAGTGGATCTGCAGAAGCTTTTTTTAATTTGAATAAAGCTAAAGCTTCAAAAATTCCTCGGGTAGGCGAAAAAATTCTTGAGATTCAAAGTCAAAGAGACAGTCTCCTCAAACAGGCCGATCTGTTAATCGAATTTTGTGAAAAGGACAACATCCAAATTCATTATTACTCTAGGCCATCTTTTCCAGAACGTTTAAAAGTGCTCAATGACGGGCCAGTGATTCTTTTTTCCAAAGGGAATGGAAATATGGCAATGGAAAGGAGTATTGGAATTGTTGGGACAAGAAGTGCGACTACCTACGGAAAGACGATCACTCGAAAAATTATTGAAGATCTTGTCCCCTACCAACCCACCATCATCTCAGGCCTAGCCTACGGAATTGATATTGAAGCCCATCGGGCAGCGCTTCAATGCGGACTACCTACTTTGGCAATCATGGGATCCCCTATCACCACGATTTATCCGGCAGCGCACAAAAATACAGCTCTCCAACTTCAGGAAAGTGGCCTCTTGGTATCAGAATATTCTCCCTATGGAAAGATGATGCCGGGAAACTTTCCTGCCCGAAACCGAATCATTGCTGGACTTTCTGATGCTTTGATCGTGGTGGAAGCGGCTGAAAAAGGTGGCGCATTAATCACAGCCGAGATTGCCTATAGTTATGATAAGGAAGTTTTTGCCGTTCCGGGAAATTTACAATCCACATTTTCTGAGGGTTGTAATCAACTGATCAAAAAGATGAAAGCTTCGATCTATACCGGACCTAACGATATTGCAGAGGCACTTTTTTGGACTAAGCCAGGAGAAGAAAAGATTAAAAAACCAAATCTCGATCTATCAGGAAGAGATGAGGAAGAGAAATCCATCTTAATTCACTTGCAAGAGAAAGGTGAATCCGAAATTGACTTGATTTCTTATGCGACAGACATTCCTTTAGGTATTTTATCTTCCAAATTACTCTCTTTAGAATTTGAAGGAATTGTCAAATCACTTCCTGGGAAAAAGTTTAAGTTGATTATTTGATCAATTGCCCTTTAGTCTTCGAATCACCTTAGGGTAATACCAAAGGTAAAATCCACTGATTGCCAAAAAGATTAAGCCTAATGACACCAAAGTAGAATAGGTAAGCTTTGCCCCTTCATCACCAGTGGTATAATAATCGACAATACTTCCATCGTGAACTTTCTCAATCCAGTCCGAATGTCGAGTTCCTACGGATAAAACTTCTCCTGAATATCCATCTACCTGGACTTCGGAAAAATGAGTCTTAAAAGTCACTTTAGCGGTTCCTTTATCTGGGCGAATATCAATTCGGTCTACTTCTGGATCTCTACCCAACTTCCGCATTTCATCCTCTCCAATTCTTACCATTTCCGAAGGCGAAATCCATGACCCATTCTCAACTTTGGTTTTAATGGTCGGTGGTAATAATTCAACCTTCTTTTTCCAAGCCAATAAAATGGAGGTAATCCCGATCAAAAGAAAAAATAAAATCAGCGGAATCCCCATCCATTTGTGAAATGTTCGAAACCATCGAATGGCTTTTACTTTGGATTGAATGGGTGGATTTGACATCAATTATAAATTAAATACAAAGTTTGCAAGCTTCAATGATTCAGCTAGTTCTGCCCGATTCAATTCTAAAATATATCCCTGATTTTCCAATGATTCAATCATCACCTCAGTAGCCATATTTCCTACCAATTCATCTTTAGCCATCGGACACCCTCCAAAGCCTTTCAAGGCTCCATCAAATCGTAAACAACCTCCTCGAAGCGCTGCTTCAACTTTCTCAGGAATTGAATTCGGTCTGCTATGTAGGTGAGCCCCAAACTCAATGGAAGGAAAAGCTTGAGTTTGAATAGCAAAAAGGGATTTTATCAATTCAGGTGTAGCTACTCCAATTGTGTCCGATAAAGAAACTGTTTCGATTTGAAGTTGGGCAAGCTTCTCTACAAATTCAGCAACCAATTCCGGAGAATAAGGATCGCCGTAAGGATTGCCAAAACCCATGCTTAAATAGACTACCTGCTTTTTCCCTTTGGATTCGCAAAGGTTTTGAATCGATTCTACCGTTTTTAGTGCCTCTGCAATGCTTGCATTCGTGTTTCTCTTTTGAAATGTCTCTGAGATTGAAAGCGGAAAACCCAAAAAATCGATCTCTTCAAAATGTAAGGCATCTTCAGCGCCTCTAACATTGGCCACTATTGCCAACAATTTGGATTTTGCGTGATGCAAATCCAACATTTCCAAAACCTCAGCTGTATCTCGCATCTGAGGAATCGCTTTTGGACTTACAAAACTTCCAAAATCTATAGTATGGAACCCCACTTCGAGCAATTGATTGATATAAGCCGCTTTAATTGCAGTATCAATAAAACCAGAAATTCCCTGCATGGCATCGCGTGGACATTCGATCAGTTTAATCATGATCAAAATTAAAAAATAGGCAGAGGGAAAATTAAAAAAGATGGTTAATCGGTTAATTTAAATCTAATTGGCATCCTCATCCGAGTTTTTTGGACTTCCCCATCTATCTTCAATGGATTCCATAATCCAGTGTAAAGTTTAACCACTCGAAGAGCTTCCTGATTTAATAAAAAGTGATTTTCTTCCGGATTGGTTAACTCAATATCTTCCATTTGCCCATCTTTAGTGACAATGAAACTCACAAATACCGTCCCTTCGTATCCCATTCTTTGCGCAGATGGAGGATATCTAAGGTTTTGACCTAAAAAAATATTCCAAGCTTCTAATCCCCCAACAGGAAGAGCTGATTCAATGATTGGTTTTTTTCTTTTTTTTCCCGTTTCAAAAAAGTACTTCTCAGAAACTATAGCATCCCCCTTTTTTTCAATAATCGATTCAAGATTCCCATTCGGAAA
Above is a window of Algoriphagus sanaruensis DNA encoding:
- a CDS encoding hydroxymethylglutaryl-CoA lyase, encoding MIKLIECPRDAMQGISGFIDTAIKAAYINQLLEVGFHTIDFGSFVSPKAIPQMRDTAEVLEMLDLHHAKSKLLAIVANVRGAEDALHFEEIDFLGFPLSISETFQKRNTNASIAEALKTVESIQNLCESKGKKQVVYLSMGFGNPYGDPYSPELVAEFVEKLAQLQIETVSLSDTIGVATPELIKSLFAIQTQAFPSIEFGAHLHSRPNSIPEKVEAALRGGCLRFDGALKGFGGCPMAKDELVGNMATEVMIESLENQGYILELNRAELAESLKLANFVFNL
- a CDS encoding MerR family transcriptional regulator, with translation MPYKEREIEKKYHSIGEVADMFKVAPSLIRYWEGEFDIIRPKKDKKGNRRYTKDDIQKIRYVYHLVKEKGYTLQGAQEVIASGRHQGFDKVAAVQKLQEIKDFLINLKNELQTRPKS
- the dprA gene encoding DNA-processing protein DprA, which encodes MNSKPDLNPEAFRYLLALGLAPKVGPSLFKAIVAYSGSAEAFFNLNKAKASKIPRVGEKILEIQSQRDSLLKQADLLIEFCEKDNIQIHYYSRPSFPERLKVLNDGPVILFSKGNGNMAMERSIGIVGTRSATTYGKTITRKIIEDLVPYQPTIISGLAYGIDIEAHRAALQCGLPTLAIMGSPITTIYPAAHKNTALQLQESGLLVSEYSPYGKMMPGNFPARNRIIAGLSDALIVVEAAEKGGALITAEIAYSYDKEVFAVPGNLQSTFSEGCNQLIKKMKASIYTGPNDIAEALFWTKPGEEKIKKPNLDLSGRDEEEKSILIHLQEKGESEIDLISYATDIPLGILSSKLLSLEFEGIVKSLPGKKFKLII
- a CDS encoding DEAD/DEAH box helicase encodes the protein MEKTIKFSDLGISEEILQAVEEMGYTQPSPIQAQAIPFVLEGRDVIGQAQTGTGKTAAFAIPIIDLVDPEFNKPQAIILCPTRELAVQVEGEIQKLAKYHRKISSVAIYGGESIDKQIRVLKKGVQIVVGTPGRIQDHMDRGTLKLEDAGIIVLDEADEMLDMGFRDDIEAILQEMPEERQTVFFSATMAKPIMDLTRKYQTDPEIIKVAKNELTVSKIEQVYYEVKPSLKMELMVRLMNINNYALSVVFCNTKRMTDEVTEALGTRGILAEALHGDLSQAQRDKVMGKFRKGICTVLVATDVAARGIDVDNVEAVFNFDIPLDEEYYVHRIGRTGRAGKSGTAITFITGRREFMKLRDLERYTKATITKMTPPSVAELVELKKAQLVKDVYRVLSKEEDNQIFESTIAQMISEGLSSEQIALGLMKMVMGDAVKELKDQDFGIETAYGDRRRDDRREGGREGRFSDRREGGRDRFGRGERGGDRFERGPRSGGDRFEKGSRFSDRKEGGRFGSGPERTRDANMARLFLNLGKKDRIRPNDIVGAIAGETGVPGKSIGGIDIFDNFSFVDVPQKDAEHVIRVMKNNTIKGKTVNMEISKG
- a CDS encoding energy transducer TonB, which translates into the protein MGLKKIGVIYLLVMLFSFTTKGQEIAYLNKFKIPIQDTSKYAPFFKRIIETQGKERKTEIITTSEQLVYQKVEELGSDSNPISSIEFWFTEEGILQEKTISDLTKDRSTISRFFPNGNLESIIEKKGDAIVSEKYFFETGKKRKKPIIESALPVGGLEAWNIFLGQNLRYPPSAQRMGYEGTVFVSFIVTKDGQMEDIELTNPEENHFLLNQEALRVVKLYTGLWNPLKIDGEVQKTRMRMPIRFKLTD
- a CDS encoding 16S rRNA (uracil(1498)-N(3))-methyltransferase, whose amino-acid sequence is MQLFFQENISEPISSLSEEESKHLIRVLRKKQGDSIQLTDGQGTIYETVILDANPKRATLKILSKKQALQDPFYIHLAIAPTKSPDRMEWMVEKITEIGFHELTLIETNNSERSFLKTDRLIKKIISACKQSLKFHRPKVNETRKLNDLIKDKEFTDFQKFIAYVDENHTNHLFDLATPKSNYLVLIGPEGDFDSTEIKFAIEANFSPVSLGNSRLRTETAGLAAVQMLQVLNR
- a CDS encoding PepSY-associated TM helix domain-containing protein; the encoded protein is MSNPPIQSKVKAIRWFRTFHKWMGIPLILFFLLIGITSILLAWKKKVELLPPTIKTKVENGSWISPSEMVRIGEDEMRKLGRDPEVDRIDIRPDKGTAKVTFKTHFSEVQVDGYSGEVLSVGTRHSDWIEKVHDGSIVDYYTTGDEGAKLTYSTLVSLGLIFLAISGFYLWYYPKVIRRLKGN